ACACAGTACGTTCGGCGTTCGGGGTCCGAATCACCCCTTCCAGGTGTATGGGACATGTCCGCACTGCCTGAAACCAGCAGAGTTAATGTGTTGCAGTCGCATGATGTTGTTTCGGGTTTttaccggtacagtacgcaGTACCATTACAAAATGTTTCCACTCGGGATGGCATTCAGTTGCTGTCGAAGCTGGACGTGCAGGCGAGTTCTCAATCAGCATTCAATCATCACCGCAATGAACTGGAGGTACATGGGAGTCGGAGATCATTCGTCCCCTTCCCACCCTTCCGCCTCTGGCCCCTTTCACTTCTGGTCCTTCCACTGGTCTTTCCACCTCTGGTCCTTCCACTCTCGCACATGTAAACACGACTACAATATTTATTATCGTTAAGCTCAGATTGGAAGATAGAGAAAGATAGCAACGGCAAAGTTGAAAGAAGACAgctccgaggaggaagggAGGCAAGCCCAACGTTGTCTGACACTCAAAGCGGACAAGGCTCTGACGCTGTCAGAGCGCGAGCTGTCACCTAAGACCCGCTGCAGTCGACGCACTAGTTGACAAGATGAGCTAGGTGAGCACCAAAGGCCGCTGGAGAGGCCCAGGAGCACCTGAAGAAGTGCATCCTGCACCGTCTGTTGCTATGACGTCAGAAGTTATCTCTGCACTGGGTGTGGACAGAAATGTGCGCCATTTTTCACGTTGCGACAAAAGTCTTCGTCACTCTTTCGGTTTACACCTGCGTCCCAGATGCGGATGACGTCAGGATCTCTGAGAGCCGGACATGCCTACCGAGAATGGTAGACTTCCATAGGGGTCGATTTTCGCGCCGGATCCCTTTTTTATCAGTATATATAGGGCCTCGTTTCGCTGTCCTTCTCTCTTCATTATTGCaatcacaaccacaacaagACACACTTCACAATGACTTCCATCGACTTTACCATGAACAACGGCAAGACCATCCCTGCATCGGTCTGGGAACTTGGAAGTCCCAcccaccgaggaggttgccGGCGCCGTCCGAGTGTGCTCTCACCAGGGAGGTTACCCGACACTTGACACCGCATTCAACTACCGAAACGGGGCGCTGTTGGTCGGTATCAAGCGAGCCCATGGAGAAGGGCGTCAAAGCGAGAGACATCtttgtcaccaccaagatcTGGGTCACCTATCACGACCGAGTCGAGGAGAACCTGAACATGTCTGGGGCGACTGGGTCTTGACTACGTCGACATGCCTGCTGATCCACTGGCCCCGTTCCCCTCAACCCCAACGGTAACGAGCCCCGTCTACCCTCTGCGACCCGACGGATCTCGAGACATTGACGAGTCCCGGCTCCCCAGCCCAAACTGGAAGCAGATGGAGGCTGGTTCTGAAGACTGGGCAAGACCAAGTCTATCGGTGttctccaacttctccatcCCCTACCTGCAGGGAGCTGCTCAAAGGGGGGCCACTGTTGTGCCCGCCGTCAACCAGGGTCGAGCTGCACCCTCTGCTGCCCAAGCTGGAGTCATGGAGTTctgcaagaagaacaaACATCATCATGACCGCTCTTCTCCTTTCGGATCTGTCGGAGGCcctctgctcaagaaccGAGCTGGTTCAAGCTCGCCGACAAGAGACGAGACCTCCCCGGCGGATTCTCACCCTCCTACCACATTGGCAACGGCACTGTGTTGTCATTCCCAAAGTCCGTCACCAAACTCTCGAAATCATCGAGAACGGTAAGTCTGGCCGTCAAAcctgtccaaggaggacctGCAGGCTCTCAACGATCTGGCACAAGACCGAGGGTATCCACCGAAAcctccaagcccaagtGGGGAGTTGATCTCGGTTTCCCCCGACTTTGACTTTTGCCTAAAAGTCAAGGCCATATTTATAGACATTAGACATagaatacaagtactttgaTTCAGGAATGAGAGTGTGTATGATTAtgaggagtacgagtatgaagagtacgagtacgagttatgagagtacgagtacgagtatgagagTACGAAGTAtgagagtacgagtatgagagtacgagtaatgagagtacaagtatagagtacgagtaagaGTATGAGAGTATGAGAGTACGATGATCAAGTAAACTCATCACCCTGTACAGCTATTGGTTATCGGGGtccaaagaagaaaaaaaaaaacatttagggtgaaaaaaagaaatgcCCGGTACCAGGGTCAACTGGTGATCTTCCAGATTATGAGACTAACGCTCTAAACCAACCAGGCGAATCTGCCAAAAAGTAAAAATAATAACACTAAGATCCTAATTTTAACTTTTTTTCGCGGACTTGAGCAATCGACCCACACCACGCTCACAATATCTCTCCTCGTGTTCCAAAGCCTCCTCTGTCGATATTGCGCCTTTCCGAAACTGCGGTGCGATGATTGGGTGCGTCTGGTCTGGATGCCAAACTTTAAGCCAGTATCTGCAAAAGTTGGTAACTGACTCATTTTGCAGTGCGCCTAAACGCTTCTAAACTTAACGGTTGGTTACTACAAAAAAGCGCTAGACTGTGTCAAAATCTCTTCACCTTTTGATCCGACTATCGACCCAACTACAAAATGTTCCCCCTGCTGCCCCAAGTGAGCAGCGTGACTGTTCcggctgtggctgtggcgCCCGGCAAGGTGCTGGTGTCCATTCTCCAGTCCGACGTCCCCGAGAtcgccaaggagctcaaaaaGGCGTTTGGACAGGCCCAATTTCACATCATGGCCGACACAGACCTGTCGACCGACGAGTACATCCACCTGCTGGACGCCGGCGCCtcgtctgtgtttgtgtctggagAGTCCGCTGTTGATCTGGCTGCCTCCGGCGTGCCTGCTGGCCGTCTGACAGTGATTGGCTCCAAGCCCGACAACCTGGACGTCGGCGGCGTCTTCCTCAAGGACACCCCCGCTCTGGAGGATGTGGCGACGCTGGCCTCGACCTTcgccaagcagctgctgccCTCGGGAGGAGCCCCGGTTGTGTACGTCAACGTGGAAGATCCCAAGGCCGCGGCTGATCTGGCTGCAACCGGCGCCACTGTGGTGGTGAGCTCCGCTAAGCTGACCACCGAACACCAGgccgacaagctggacgacAAGTTCCCCATTGCCGATCTGCTGTTGGCGTCTCTGTCCACCGACCGACAGGACGGCCTGTACACTACTCTGGTGACCGATGTGCTCAACCAGtcgctcggcctcgtcTACTCGTCGGCTGagtccatcaaggaggccattCGAACCGGCACTGGTGTTTATCAGTCCCGACGACACGGTCTGTGGTACAAGGGTAAGGAGTCTGGAAACACCCAGAAGCTGATCCGAATTGAGACTGACTGCGATGGAGACTGTCTCAAGTTCATCGTTGAGCAGACCGGCGCGGGCTTCTGCCACTTCAACACCGAGAGCTGTTTCTCCGCTGCCCAGGGCATTTCTTGTCTGGAGAAGACCCTTCAGCAGCGGCTGCAAAATGCCCCCGCAGGTTCGTACACAAAGCGACTTTTTGACGACTCGGATCTGCTGCGAGCCAAGAtcatggaggaggctgaggagctcgtggaggccaaggacgccgaggaggtgtcTTGGGAGGCTGCCGACCTCATCTACTTTGCCATGGTCAAGGTTGTCAAGGAAGGCGTGAGCTGGGCCCAGGTGATGAACAACCTCGACAGCAAGCATATGAAGATTTCGCGACGAAAGGGCGACGCCAAGCAAAAGTGGGTCGACGCTCTGGGCATCAAGCGACAGaaggtggacgagaagcccaaggaggagaagaaggaagagaagaaggaggagatcaaggaggacggAAAGATCCAGCTCAACCACATCAATGCTGATACCgcctccaaggccgagaTTGAGACTGTTCTGGCCCGACCTGCTCAGAAGACCTCTGATATCATGAAGCTTGTGCTTCCCATTGTTGAGGGAGTCAAGACTGGAGgcgacaagaagctgctggagctgacCGAGAAGTTTGACGGTGTCAAGCTCGAGTCTCCTATTCTCACTGCTCCTTTCTCCGAGGACCTGATGAAGATTTCCGATGATGTTAAGGCTTCCATTGACATGTCCATTGCGAACGTCAAGAAGTTCCACGCTGCCCAGCTTGACACCACCGAGCTTGTGGTTGAGACCCAGCCCGGTGTGGTCTGCAAGCGATTTTCTCGACCCATTGAGAGTGTCGGTCTGTACATTCCTGGTGGAACTGCAGTTCTTCCTTCCACCTCTCTGCATCTCGGTGTCCCTGCCATGGTTGCTGGATGCAAGAATATTGTTCTGGCCTCCCCTCCCCGAAAAGACGGCACTCTTTCCCCCGAGGTTGTCTACGTTGCTCACCAGATTGGCGCCAAGGCCGTTGTTCTTGCTGGAGGCGCCCAGGCCGTCGCTGCTATGGCTTACGGAACCGAGTCCGTGCCCAAGGTTGACAAGATCATGGGTCCTGGAAACCAGTTTGTCACCGCCGCCAAGATGTACGTGTCCAACGACACCACTGCCAAGGTGGCTATCGACATGCCCGCCGGCCCCTCTGAGGTGCTTGTGATCTGCGACAAGCACGCCAACCCTGCCTTTGTTGCCTCCGATCTGCTTTCTCAGGCCGAGCACGGCGTTGATTCCCAGGTCATTCTGCTGGCTGTGGACTGCGACCAGAAGCACCTTGATGCCATTGATGAGGAGCTGCATGCTCAGGCTCTTGCTCTTCCTCGAGTCGACATTATCCGAAAGTGTATTGCCCACTCTTCTGCTCTTAGCGTCAAGACCATGGACGAGGCCTTCAAGCTGTCCAACCAGTACGCCCCCGAGCATCTGATTCTGCAGATTGAGGATGCCGACAAGTACGTGCCTCTGGTGGACCACGCTGGTTCCATTTTCGTCGGAGCTTACTCTCCCGAGTCTTGTGGAGACTACTCTTCCGGAACCAACCACACTCTGCCCACCTACGGATACGCCCGAATGTACTCTGGCGTGAACACCGGCACCTTCACCAAGCACATTACGTCGCAGCAGCTGACCCGGGAGGGTCTGGAGATCATTGGTCCCGCCGTTATGACACTTGCTGCCACCGAGGGTCTGGACGCCCACCGAATGGCCGTCAAGGTCCGACTCGACgccatgaagaaggaaTAAGGGGTAGGGTATGATTGGATGTAAAATTATAGATTAACAAATGAATTGAGAACAGAGAGTGGTGTCTTGTGGGTGCATCGTAGTAGAGCCATGGGATAACGGCTGCATGCGATCAAGTGTATAGATTGAGTGGGTACATTTTTTTATGGAATACTTCAACTTTGTGTTTTAGCCATCTTGGAACGCAGAACTTGTGGTACCCTAGTTGACTTTTCAACTAATCTCTTAACTATTCAGAGCAGTGGATTGTACAATACGCGGATATTGAAGGCATAGAGACGTCTACAAGGGGAAGAAGTTGAGGTTATTGggcttgtacaagtattcaGACTGTAGTATGTCACTTCCACCAAGACTCTTTCTTTCTCATCCGAAATCGAGCGATCCGTGTATCATGCTGGTGTGAAAACTATGTGTATGCGAATCGACTAACACAAGAGTTGCATCATTGAAAGGAAAACGACAGGTAGATGGCGGAAATGGCCATTTGTAACAGTATCATTGGCTTTattggtacttgtacacactTGAGTGAATTCTGTACAAGTGGGTACTGGCACTGGTAATTTGTCAGTATTTTTAgttttttaattttttaatttttgaTTTTTAAAATTCAgttttcaattttcaattttcaattttcaattttcaattttcaattttcaagTTTTGGTTGCTGGTGCATAATGGTACAGTGCCGAGGGCCAATTGGTACAGTGACGACTGAGCCACGAATGGGTattcaagtacaagtgccgGTATCGTATTACATAATCAGTTCTACATTCAAAATCGCAAGACtatcgtactgtacatactgtactcgtactcataGTCAGGCGCAACTACCACACGATATCGGAAACTACTGAGAAAACTGACAATAAAAAGGCACGATTCGAAAGACCCGGACACAACAAGCCCATTGATACCATAAAACCCCGTCTCACCCTACAAAAAGTCGCGTTCGGTGCTACAATACTCACTGGAGGTTGCTTTTGCGGGGATAGACTATGAACCAGGTCAGACCATCCATTCAAGTGAGACCAAATCAGGTGTCTGGAGCATACGGGCGGGGTAATGGCGTCATTTCAGCCCAGTATTGAAGTCGAGTGTACACGTGGTTATGTGGTTGTATGGAGTGTGAGTGGGGAGCGAGTTGGAGcaatctacaagtagtacatgGTCAAGTAAGTGCAAGTAAAGGTATGAACTAAGATGTGTACGATACTTAAAGATCCTTCAGTAGTCAACACAGCAGTAGCAATCCAAGCACTCGCAAACCGCCTCTATCGCCACCTCCATCGCCACCTCCATCGCCTCCACcgctccatcaccaccacctccactcCACCCCCGCCACGTGATAATCCAAAACCGCGTGAAATAGTAAAGGTTGAAAAAACAGACAACTGAGGTAATTGAGCTTAGGTGTCGTGTGATCTGGTGAGCCAATGCGGCGACGGAAAACAATCGCAAAACCCCGGTTGCCACAGACCACATGCTACGTCACGTacacagtcacgtgacccccTCACTCCCGCCGTTTTCTCGCAAAACACGTTGCTACAACCATCACAGCCGAGCTTTACATTTTGGACATACATGTCGCAGGCCGACTCGGAGATTTTTAGCTTTGCGAGAGGGGCGTTAAATGTGGCGCGATGGAGGTGTTTGGGGGTCACATGGGCCGTGTGGCGGGGCTCAGTGTATTGTACAAACGACCAGCTAGAAAATGGTATAAATATCTCTGCTACCGCCGGCTTATTTCCCCACACAAACCCCACAATATGTGGTGTTCCGGACGGTTCCGAACCACGGCAATTTCCCGGCCAACCTTAACCACTTAAACCTTCGGCACGGGGGTACAAGACACTTGGAGCGTGTCGTCATCTCCCCTTCTGCCCCAATCCCCCCCTCTCTCAACAAGTCCATCACATTTCACAATGGAAGCCAACCCCGAAGTCCAGACCGATATCATCACGCTGACCCGGTTCATTCTGCAGGAACAGAACAAGGTGGGCGCGTCGTCCGCAATCCCCACCGGAGACTTcactctgctgctcaactcGCTGCAGTTTGCCTTCAAGTTCATTGCCCACAACATCCGACGATCGACCCTGGTCAACCTGATTGGCCTGTCGGGAACCGCAAACTCCACCGGCGAcgaccagaagaagctggacgTGATCGGAGACGAGATCTTCATCAACGCCATGAAGGCCTCCGGTAAGGTCAAGCTGGTGGTGtccgaggagcaggaggacctcattgtgtttgagggCGACGGCCGATACGCCGTGGTCTGCGACCCCATCGACGGATCCTCCAACCTCGACGCCGGCGTCTCCGTCGGCACCATTTTCGGCGTCTACAAGCTCCCCGAGGGCTCCTCCGGAtccatcaaggacgtgCTCCGACCCGGAAAGGAGATGGTTGCCGCCGGCTACACCATGTACGGTGCCTCCGCCAACCTGGTGCTGTCCACCGGAAACGGCTGCAACGGCTTCACTCTCGATGACCCTCTGGGAGAGTTCATCCTGACCCACCCCGATCTCAAGCTCCCCGATCTGCGATCCATCTACTCCGTCAACGAGGGTAACTCCTCCCTGTGGTCCGACAACGTCAAGAACTACTTCAAGGCCCTCAAGTTCCCCGAGGACGGCTCCAAGCCCTACTCGGCCCGATACATTGGCTCCATGGTCGCCGACGTGCACCGAACCATTCTCTACGGAGGTATGTTTGCCTACCCCGCCGactccaagtccaagaagggcaagcTCCGACTTTTGTACGAGGGTTTCCCCATGGCCTACATCATTGAGCAGGCCGGCGGTCTTGCCATCAACGACAACGGCGAGCGAATCCTCGATCTGGTCCCCACCGAGATCCACGAGCGATCCGGCGTCTGGCTGGGCTCCAAGGGcgagattgagaaggccaagaagtaCCTTCTGAAATGAGAACCAGAGGCCAAGAGACGAAAGGTCGAATAGTGGATGCAAGATGTACGAGACCTTTTGAGTCTCTTTCCCCAGTATGTATTTAATACTGTTTTGAATATTTTCTGTATTTTTTAATTATTTTCTATTATTTTTTCACCACCGAGAGTGATTAGGTTCAACTCGCGGCTACACGTcataccctaaccctaacAACGCCAAACCCTAAAATCAGCCCCCCACCGCAAGAATGCGGCTATACCTTATTGTTAAGAGGGGTACGGACGGGACCATGTTGTTGGATTGCTGGGTctgggttagggttgaAACGGGGAGCGAGTTTTTCTGAGCTTACTAAGGCGAGGAACGGTGGGAGTGTTTGGAGCAGAATTGGAGATCTACAAGGCAGGCGTTAGTTTGGAGAAGGGGTCAGGGTATGGGTTGTTTGCGGATCATGTTGCAGTGGTATTTGGCCGTATGGGACTAGTGGGGGTtgcaatgtacttgtagggttGTAGTGTGAGTTGTAGGAGTGTTGCTACAATGGCTGTTGTATGTCAAGACACGAGACATGGGTTCTCGTTTTTGTTGTCAATTGTTTCCAGGGACAGCTTAGTCGTGCTGTAGTAGTGCTGAATCCTTTCAAATGACCAtttgggtggtggtgattaCCAACGCTTTTTGGACGAGATTGCAAGATGAAAAGTGTGCTAAGTTTCGTGAAGAATTCCTGTGGAGAGTTCTATGACGAGTTCTTATGACAAGATATTTGCCCACAATGGGCAGTGAGACGTTACTGAGACTGCAATCAGTCCTGTCATGTCAGTTGAAGTCAGAGTGAGGACAGATATCTCGTTTACACTGGCCGGTACACCTGAGAACTATCTGCCGGGATTACTACTCGTTAAAcatctggctctggatctttGTCTTGGATCGGGTAAGTCATGAGGTTCCTCAAGAGCGAATTCTGTCTTGTAGTATATGTATGAAGAAACGAATCGCATGTTTCGCAGGTTTGGGTGCTCACAAGAGTGTCTACCAGATCCAGAGAAACATGGGCGTTACAGTATTGTATAAAACCACGTATACTGTTTGAGACTCTCTTACTCTTGACTGAATTATCGGATTCTTAGAACTAGATCCTATCGTCATGATTAGAAATCATAGAGGGGACAGTTTGAATTCGACAATAGTCAGACACTACAATAAAGAAGAGAGAGGTTGAGTCCAACAGAGGGACCGAGATTTATCCCCAAATGATACAATCTAGTGTTTTCTCATGAGCTACGCCATGTGCCTGTTGATGAAACGAAAGTCGGCTGTATCTCCATAAGACAATACAATACCCACAGATCAGGCTCGTGAGTGTTAAAGAGTGAAGGCATAGTAATCAGGTAAAGTAGATAGCAGTTTGAGAAGTTCATCGGATGACCGTTAATCAAATGGAATGTGTGAATTGGTTGGCGGCCGAGAGAACAGCTCTCATATGTTCGTGCTACATCCATATCATAGATTCCTGATTTGCGCTCGGCTTTATCTCCAGGGTGTCATTGACGACAGTAAAACACGTCAGTAACGTAGAGTAGTGATGATTTACCGTAACAAATGGCATCCTAATCACGTCATTTGTTAGAAGAACCCACAAATAGAGCTCTCTTCTTTCAGTTTCTTCACCATGTTCATCTACACCACAACGGGACAGTCTGGCTTATGGTTTTGGATCAAGGAGACCCAATGACTTCAACAAGTGTCAGGAATAGGCCCAATATCGAATTGTTTCAATTCATCTCTTGGTTATCTTCCgtcaattttttttaaagGCCGTTTTTTCGCGTGGAAATGTGTGTAACCCACCCGGAGACATCACAGGCGGTTTCTTGGTCTAGTTGGTCATGGCATCTGCTTAACACGCAGAACGTcggcagttcgatcctgccAGAAATCACTTTTTGCTGCGTCCCCGCACTATCCAGTATTTTTGCCAGGTAGTTCTTCCACCCCCACTTTGCCGTGGGGGCCCGAGGATGACTCTGGGTGATAGCACTCATCGAGGAGTCTATAGGAGTTGACCAGATGACAAGTCTATTATTGTGATTGGAATAATAGGGCTtagccttcttcttttttgttcttttcGATAGTTTCGAACATTGTTGGTCGTTTCTCTGGATTGTTAAACTTCCTGATAAGACCATTGAGATGAACGAGAGTAGATCTCCACCTTGTTGAATTCTTGGTACCAGTCAGCGTTAGGACCAGCGTTCTTGTCAGTCCTGAAACGAGCAAAAATGACACATTTATCCGGTGTATGGACAACATCACTTTCGGGATCTTTGAATCCAAACATGTAGCATACTGAACAGTATTTCATGTGTTTAGCGTAGTCCACCAGCATGTTCCTTGCGCAATGAGCTTTCTTGTTCCTGGATTTCTGCCTCGTGGTGTTCCTagatgacgaagaaggAATTGACATCAGAATCACTTTGAATGCTATCACCCCACTCAATAGCTGACGAGAAAGTTCTCCAGAGTAGCAGGTCCCAATTGGGTGGATGTTGCATTGGTTGGACATGCTCATATCCTCGGCAAAATTCACCTTCATTGTCTTGTAGATATCTCTAAAGTAGGGAGGTTTCCCATCAAGAACAGAATGGTCTGATCGGACTTTGTAGTTCAAATATTTGAAGAATTCATCGTTGTTGAACCCACACTTCGCTCGGTAGAGAACGCGCCTACTTGTAATGGGGAGGACTCTTCTATGAGAGGTAATGTCCTGCTTGTTTGAATCAAGAGCTCTGAGATGTttgaaaaagagaaaattTCCAAAACGAACATTCTGAGGTGTATACTTGATCTTGGAGTTGTCATAGCCGTTTCTCCTCAAAAAAGTTGATCAGATTGGATGCTGATGACGGACTTGCATGATCATGTAAGGCTTGAGGACAACTTATCATATTGGAGAAGTGGTCGATCATCTCCGAATAATGTAGTCAAGTATCTCCTTCATGTTAACAATGTTATCGCAATAGTTTGCAGCCGAATGGCCAGGAATACTGCAGAATCCAAAGTACCCCGAGATGGTGTCgtagttggtgatgtttgCAGCGAGTTTTTCCATAGCGCCGAGAATGGAAGCCTTCT
The Yarrowia lipolytica chromosome 1A, complete sequence genome window above contains:
- a CDS encoding uncharacterized protein (Compare to YALI0A15950g, similar to Saccharomyces cerevisiae HIS4 (YCL030C); ancestral locus Anc_1.45, similar to uniprot|P00815 Saccharomyces cerevisiae YCL030c HIS4 phosphoribosyl-AMP cyclohydrolase/phosphoribosyl-ATP pyrophosphatase/histidinol dehydrogenase); this translates as MFPLLPQVSSVTVPAVAVAPGKVLVSILQSDVPEIAKELKKAFGQAQFHIMADTDLSTDEYIHLLDAGASSVFVSGESAVDLAASGVPAGRLTVIGSKPDNLDVGGVFLKDTPALEDVATLASTFAKQLLPSGGAPVVYVNVEDPKAAADLAATGATVVVSSAKLTTEHQADKLDDKFPIADLLLASLSTDRQDGLYTTLVTDVLNQSLGLVYSSAESIKEAIRTGTGVYQSRRHGLWYKGKESGNTQKLIRIETDCDGDCLKFIVEQTGAGFCHFNTESCFSAAQGISCLEKTLQQRLQNAPAGSYTKRLFDDSDLLRAKIMEEAEELVEAKDAEEVSWEAADLIYFAMVKVVKEGVSWAQVMNNLDSKHMKISRRKGDAKQKWVDALGIKRQKVDEKPKEEKKEEKKEEIKEDGKIQLNHINADTASKAEIETVLARPAQKTSDIMKLVLPIVEGVKTGGDKKLLELTEKFDGVKLESPILTAPFSEDLMKISDDVKASIDMSIANVKKFHAAQLDTTELVVETQPGVVCKRFSRPIESVGLYIPGGTAVLPSTSLHLGVPAMVAGCKNIVLASPPRKDGTLSPEVVYVAHQIGAKAVVLAGGAQAVAAMAYGTESVPKVDKIMGPGNQFVTAAKMYVSNDTTAKVAIDMPAGPSEVLVICDKHANPAFVASDLLSQAEHGVDSQVILLAVDCDQKHLDAIDEELHAQALALPRVDIIRKCIAHSSALSVKTMDEAFKLSNQYAPEHLILQIEDADKYVPLVDHAGSIFVGAYSPESCGDYSSGTNHTLPTYGYARMYSGVNTGTFTKHITSQQLTREGLEIIGPAVMTLAATEGLDAHRMAVKVRLDAMKKE
- a CDS encoding uncharacterized protein (Compare to YALI0A16016g, no similarity), coding for MKVNFAEDMSMSNQCNIHPIGTCYSGELSRQLLSGVIAFKVILMSIPSSSSRNTTRQKSRNKKAHCARNMLVDYAKHMKYCSVCYMFGFKDPESDVVHTPDKCVIFARFRTDKNAGPNADWYQEFNKVEIYSRSSQWSYQEV
- a CDS encoding uncharacterized protein (Compare to YALI0A15906g, similar to Saccharomyces cerevisiae YPR1 (YDR368W) and GCY1 (YOR120W); ancestral locus Anc_5.434, similar to uniprot|P14065 Saccharomyces cerevisiae YOR120w GCY1 galactose-induced protein of aldo/keto reductase family), with amino-acid sequence MTSIDFTMNNGKTIPASEVAGAVRVCSHQGGYPTLDTAFNYRNGALEPMEKGVKARDIFVTTKIWVTYHDRVEENLNIPVYPLRPDGSRDIDESRLPSPNWKQMEAGSEDWARPSLSVFSNFSIPYLQGAAQRGATVVPAVNQGRAAPSAAQAGVMEFCKKNKHHHDRSSPFGSVGGPLLKNRAGSSSPTRDETSPADSHPPTTLATALCCESAKK
- a CDS encoding uncharacterized protein (Compare to YALI0A15972g, similar to Saccharomyces cerevisiae FBP1 (YLR377C); ancestral locus Anc_4.227, uniprot|Q7Z8Q0 Yarrowia lipolytica Fructose-1 6- bisphosphatase similar to uniprot|P09201 Saccharomyces cerevisiae YLR377c and similar to uniprot|P14065 YOR120W Saccharomyces cerevisiae); protein product: MEANPEVQTDIITLTRFILQEQNKVGASSAIPTGDFTLLLNSLQFAFKFIAHNIRRSTLVNLIGLSGTANSTGDDQKKLDVIGDEIFINAMKASGKVKLVVSEEQEDLIVFEGDGRYAVVCDPIDGSSNLDAGVSVGTIFGVYKLPEGSSGSIKDVLRPGKEMVAAGYTMYGASANLVLSTGNGCNGFTLDDPLGEFILTHPDLKLPDLRSIYSVNEGNSSLWSDNVKNYFKALKFPEDGSKPYSARYIGSMVADVHRTILYGGMFAYPADSKSKKGKLRLLYEGFPMAYIIEQAGGLAINDNGERILDLVPTEIHERSGVWLGSKGEIEKAKKYLLK